The Malus domestica chromosome 06, GDT2T_hap1 genome has a segment encoding these proteins:
- the LOC103420275 gene encoding transcription factor bHLH14-like isoform X1: MEEIISSCSPPNFCQETSSKFQQSLQFIIQNRPEWWVYSIFWQASKDSISDQVSLSWAAGHFQDTRDHLASKRSNRVTNSYQPKFGFNNVGRKKMINREVEALLHDDMVDLDMRLVDQGDVTDTEWFYFYTVSLTQSFSASHGNNSDNILGRAFGSGGFVWLAADHEFQFYECERVKEARMHGIQTLVCIATPCGVLELASLDVIKEDWGLVQLSKSLFGSDGNINKTLSQQTNHDGNVIAPILENGLFSAAQKELTRQDRGGINEAAPINLGRSSPESPSDSVDNFTSENTESMTRTKKRGRSSNHGSASRESQLLNHVEAERQRREKLNHRFYVLRSVVPNVSKMDRSSLLADAVAYINQLKSKVEELEAKVQEQPQKPKAGNNASNSLDHHSGQSTSSKVEQRHCSNNNDGNIINSNNNNNNNINSDRGAAAVVEVDVKILGSEAIIHVQCPDQGYPYAKLMNALKGLGLQVYHASISSVKELMIQDVVARLPYGFTGEEALRNGIIKRWYH; this comes from the exons ATGGAAGAAATCATATCCTCATGTTCTCCACCCAATTTCTGCCAAGAAACCTCCTCCAAATTTCAACAGAGCCTACAGTTCATAATTCAGAATAGGCCTGAGTGGTGGGTGTATTCCATTTTCTGGCAAGCCTCCAAAGACAGCATTAGTGATCAAGTTTCCCTGTCGTGGGCTGCCGGCCATTTCCAGGACACTCGCGATCACTTGGCATCAAAAAGAAGCAACCGAGTGACCAACAGTTACCAACCCAAATTTGGGTTCAATAATGTGGGGAGAAAGAAGATGATTAACCGGGAAGTTGAGGCTCTTTTGCATGATGACATGGTGGATTTGGACATGAGGTTGGTGGATCAGGGAGATGTGACTGACACCGAGTGGTTTTACTTTTACACCGTTTCTTTAACCCAGTCATTCTCTGCAAGCCACGGTAATAATAGTGACAATATTCTCGGCAGGGCATTTGGTTCTGGTGGGTTTGTTTGGCTTGCAGCTGACCATGAATTTCAATTTTATGAGTGTGAGAGAGTGAAAGAAGCAAGAATGCATGGGATCCAAACTTTGGTTTGCATTGCAACTCCTTGTGGGGTACTTGAACTGGCCTCTTTGGATGTGATCAAAGAAGATTGGGGTCTAGTGCAGTTATCAAAGTCGCTGTTCGGATCAGACGGCAACATCAACAAAACGCTCTCACAGCAGACCAACCATGACGGCAATGTAATTGCTCCTATCCTAGAAAATGGACTGTTTTCAGCAGCTCAAAAGGAACTCACCCGACAAG atCGAGGTGGTATAAACGAAGCTGCACCTATCAATCTAGGACGGTCGTCACCGGAATCACCTTCTGACTCCGTTGACAATTTCACCTCCGAGAATACGGAGAGCATGACTCGGACAAAAAAGCGAGGGAGATCATCAAACCATGGATCTGCAAGTAGAGAATCACAATTGTTGAACCACGTTGAGGCAGAGAGACAGAGGAGGGAGAAGCTCAACCACCGATTCTATGTCCTCCGGTCAGTTGTTCCCAATGTGTCTAAAATGGACAGGTCCTCTTTGCTTGCCGATGCCGTGGCGTACATcaatcaactcaaatcaaaagtAGAGGAATTGGAGGCCAAAGTCCAAGAACAACCACAAAAACCTAAAGCGGGCAATAATGCAAGTAACAGTCTTGACCACCACTCTGGCCAAAGCACCAGCTCCAAAGTCGAACAGCGTCATTGTTCTAATAATAATGATGGTAATATTATTAATagtaataacaataataataataatattaatagtGATAGGGGAGCTGCTGCGGTTGTGGAAGTGGATGTAAAGATTCTGGGGTCAGAAGCCATAATACATGTTCAGTGTCCGGATCAAGGCTACCCATATGCTAAGTTGATGAATGCACTCAAAGGCCTAGGGCTACAAGTTTACCATGCCAGCATCTCGAGCGTGAAAGAGTTGATGATTCAGGATGTTGTGGCCAGACTGCCTTATGGGTTCACTGGTGAGGAGGCATTGAGAAATGGTATTATAAAAAGATGGTACCATTAG
- the LOC103420275 gene encoding transcription factor bHLH14-like isoform X2, which yields MEEIISSCSPPNFCQETSSKFQQSLQFIIQNRPEWWVYSIFWQASKDSISDQVSLSWAAGHFQDTRDHLASKRSNRVTNSYQPKFGFNNVGRKKMINREVEALLHDDMVDLDMRAFGSGGFVWLAADHEFQFYECERVKEARMHGIQTLVCIATPCGVLELASLDVIKEDWGLVQLSKSLFGSDGNINKTLSQQTNHDGNVIAPILENGLFSAAQKELTRQDRGGINEAAPINLGRSSPESPSDSVDNFTSENTESMTRTKKRGRSSNHGSASRESQLLNHVEAERQRREKLNHRFYVLRSVVPNVSKMDRSSLLADAVAYINQLKSKVEELEAKVQEQPQKPKAGNNASNSLDHHSGQSTSSKVEQRHCSNNNDGNIINSNNNNNNNINSDRGAAAVVEVDVKILGSEAIIHVQCPDQGYPYAKLMNALKGLGLQVYHASISSVKELMIQDVVARLPYGFTGEEALRNGIIKRWYH from the exons ATGGAAGAAATCATATCCTCATGTTCTCCACCCAATTTCTGCCAAGAAACCTCCTCCAAATTTCAACAGAGCCTACAGTTCATAATTCAGAATAGGCCTGAGTGGTGGGTGTATTCCATTTTCTGGCAAGCCTCCAAAGACAGCATTAGTGATCAAGTTTCCCTGTCGTGGGCTGCCGGCCATTTCCAGGACACTCGCGATCACTTGGCATCAAAAAGAAGCAACCGAGTGACCAACAGTTACCAACCCAAATTTGGGTTCAATAATGTGGGGAGAAAGAAGATGATTAACCGGGAAGTTGAGGCTCTTTTGCATGATGACATGGTGGATTTGGACATGAG GGCATTTGGTTCTGGTGGGTTTGTTTGGCTTGCAGCTGACCATGAATTTCAATTTTATGAGTGTGAGAGAGTGAAAGAAGCAAGAATGCATGGGATCCAAACTTTGGTTTGCATTGCAACTCCTTGTGGGGTACTTGAACTGGCCTCTTTGGATGTGATCAAAGAAGATTGGGGTCTAGTGCAGTTATCAAAGTCGCTGTTCGGATCAGACGGCAACATCAACAAAACGCTCTCACAGCAGACCAACCATGACGGCAATGTAATTGCTCCTATCCTAGAAAATGGACTGTTTTCAGCAGCTCAAAAGGAACTCACCCGACAAG atCGAGGTGGTATAAACGAAGCTGCACCTATCAATCTAGGACGGTCGTCACCGGAATCACCTTCTGACTCCGTTGACAATTTCACCTCCGAGAATACGGAGAGCATGACTCGGACAAAAAAGCGAGGGAGATCATCAAACCATGGATCTGCAAGTAGAGAATCACAATTGTTGAACCACGTTGAGGCAGAGAGACAGAGGAGGGAGAAGCTCAACCACCGATTCTATGTCCTCCGGTCAGTTGTTCCCAATGTGTCTAAAATGGACAGGTCCTCTTTGCTTGCCGATGCCGTGGCGTACATcaatcaactcaaatcaaaagtAGAGGAATTGGAGGCCAAAGTCCAAGAACAACCACAAAAACCTAAAGCGGGCAATAATGCAAGTAACAGTCTTGACCACCACTCTGGCCAAAGCACCAGCTCCAAAGTCGAACAGCGTCATTGTTCTAATAATAATGATGGTAATATTATTAATagtaataacaataataataataatattaatagtGATAGGGGAGCTGCTGCGGTTGTGGAAGTGGATGTAAAGATTCTGGGGTCAGAAGCCATAATACATGTTCAGTGTCCGGATCAAGGCTACCCATATGCTAAGTTGATGAATGCACTCAAAGGCCTAGGGCTACAAGTTTACCATGCCAGCATCTCGAGCGTGAAAGAGTTGATGATTCAGGATGTTGTGGCCAGACTGCCTTATGGGTTCACTGGTGAGGAGGCATTGAGAAATGGTATTATAAAAAGATGGTACCATTAG